One genomic region from Jiangella sp. DSM 45060 encodes:
- a CDS encoding ABC-F family ATP-binding cassette domain-containing protein, with protein sequence MRMRTHRLPARHRAQLMAADVSVTRGATPVLNHVDLTLTPSSRVAIVGENGRGKSTLLQVLAGTLDPDAGTVQRVGTIGVAEQEMDTADERTVGQAVADAIADALAALARLDAAGHALTEDTESAAAEYAAALELVDVLDAWDAERRVRIALDALDAETEMTRPLAELSVGQRYRVRLACLLGADDDFLLLDEPTNHLDRGGLEFLTARLRSRDGGVVVVSHDRALLSDIAETIVDLDASPDGRPRVYGNGYSGYREGRLAERERWEQEYERQQAERARLQDSLADAQNRLVSGWRPEKGANKHGRATRAGGIAQTVHRRREALDAHAVTVPEPPLEFRFPELRARAGATLLSVEDVGVAGRLRGPVSFSLSRRGRLVVTGPNGAGKSTLLRVAAAELAPDTGSVRRPGGTRLGFLRQESDLPPDRRAGEVYDTHVDALVASGAVPSPEAIGLSQLGLLKPRESGRRVGELSVGQQRRLDLALVLAMRPHVLLLDEPTNHLSIALVDELTEALGDTQAAVVVSSHDRQLLRDVAGWPSIDLSAPAGIGAPA encoded by the coding sequence GTCATCGCGGGTCGCGATCGTCGGCGAGAACGGGAGAGGAAAGTCGACCCTGCTCCAGGTGCTGGCGGGAACGCTCGACCCCGACGCTGGAACCGTCCAGCGCGTCGGCACGATCGGTGTCGCCGAGCAGGAGATGGACACCGCCGACGAACGCACCGTCGGGCAAGCCGTCGCCGACGCGATCGCCGACGCGCTCGCGGCGTTGGCGAGGCTCGACGCCGCCGGCCACGCACTCACCGAGGACACCGAGTCCGCGGCCGCGGAGTACGCGGCCGCACTGGAACTCGTCGACGTGCTCGACGCGTGGGATGCCGAGCGCCGGGTGCGGATCGCACTCGACGCGCTCGACGCGGAGACCGAGATGACGAGACCGCTCGCCGAGCTCTCCGTGGGACAGCGCTATCGCGTGCGCCTGGCGTGCCTGCTGGGCGCCGACGACGACTTCCTGCTGCTCGACGAGCCGACGAATCATCTCGATCGCGGCGGGCTCGAGTTCCTGACCGCCCGACTCCGGTCACGCGACGGTGGTGTGGTGGTCGTCAGTCACGACCGAGCTCTCCTGTCGGACATCGCGGAGACCATCGTCGATCTCGACGCGTCACCCGACGGCCGTCCGCGCGTCTACGGGAACGGCTACTCGGGCTACCGGGAGGGACGACTGGCCGAACGGGAACGCTGGGAACAGGAGTACGAGCGGCAGCAGGCCGAACGCGCTCGGCTGCAGGACAGCCTGGCCGACGCGCAGAACCGGCTCGTCTCGGGGTGGCGGCCGGAGAAGGGCGCGAACAAGCACGGGCGCGCCACCCGCGCCGGCGGCATCGCCCAGACCGTTCACCGGCGTCGGGAGGCGCTCGACGCGCACGCCGTCACCGTTCCCGAACCGCCACTGGAGTTCCGGTTCCCCGAGCTTCGCGCTCGGGCCGGCGCGACGTTGCTGAGCGTCGAGGACGTCGGCGTCGCCGGGCGGCTGCGCGGGCCGGTGTCGTTCTCACTGTCCCGGCGCGGCCGGCTGGTCGTGACCGGTCCGAACGGCGCCGGCAAGTCCACCCTGCTCAGAGTCGCCGCCGCCGAGCTGGCACCGGATACGGGCTCGGTGCGCAGGCCCGGCGGCACCCGTCTGGGCTTCCTGCGTCAGGAGAGCGATCTGCCGCCCGATCGGCGGGCCGGCGAGGTGTACGACACGCACGTCGACGCGCTCGTCGCCTCCGGCGCCGTGCCGTCGCCGGAGGCGATCGGCCTGTCGCAACTCGGTCTGCTGAAGCCGCGAGAGTCGGGCCGGCGGGTGGGCGAGCTCTCGGTGGGCCAGCAACGCCGCCTCGACCTGGCGCTCGTGCTCGCCATGCGCCCCCACGTGCTGCTCCTGGACGAGCCGACCAACCATCTGTCCATCGCGCTCGTGGACGAACTCACCGAAGCGCTGGGCGACACCCAGGCGGCCGTCGTCGTGTCCTCTCACGACCGGCAGCTCCTTCGCGACGTGGCCGGGTGGCCGAGCATCGACCTGTCCGCGCCGGCCGGCATCGGGGCGCCGGCCTGA
- a CDS encoding lipocalin-like domain-containing protein has translation MTTSRRTVLALGLAATAAPVLGPLTPARAAAAPDRPAAQTFPRYVRLPDDQASDPEVVYEWWYVVGHVRAGRLWYGYEVTINRSSAGPEVHAAITDVSAATHRGLVERFEPGEVTFSTDGLDLRTPAATLAGPMDDMRLTASLPDARIDLTLRHAGPVLYPGGTGLIPFADGFSYYYSLPSLATRGTLTIDGHPHRVRGTSWLDRQWGTWHWANIQRWSWMAVHLDDGDRLNVWNLVQDGDDQAYATIVDPGGHHTVASIVPLAEHARDFWTSPLTGQTYPTRWRVEVPGRDTRLDVRSLVTEQELDVYYPGQPRGLYEAACAVTGTHAGRRSTGRAYVELYGDWTAPGS, from the coding sequence ATGACCACCAGCAGACGAACCGTCCTCGCGCTCGGCCTGGCCGCCACCGCGGCGCCCGTCCTCGGCCCGCTGACGCCGGCACGGGCCGCCGCCGCGCCGGATCGGCCTGCGGCACAGACCTTCCCCCGCTACGTGCGGCTGCCGGACGACCAGGCCTCCGACCCCGAGGTCGTCTACGAATGGTGGTACGTCGTCGGCCACGTCCGGGCCGGGCGGCTCTGGTACGGCTACGAGGTCACGATCAACCGCTCCAGCGCGGGGCCGGAGGTGCACGCGGCGATCACCGACGTGTCCGCCGCGACGCACCGCGGGCTGGTCGAACGCTTCGAGCCCGGCGAGGTGACGTTCTCCACCGACGGGCTCGACCTCCGCACGCCCGCCGCCACGCTGGCCGGACCCATGGACGACATGCGCCTCACCGCGAGCCTCCCGGACGCGCGGATCGACCTGACGCTGCGCCACGCCGGCCCGGTGCTGTACCCCGGCGGCACCGGCCTGATCCCGTTCGCCGACGGTTTCAGCTACTACTACTCGCTGCCGTCACTGGCCACGCGCGGCACCCTCACCATCGACGGCCATCCGCACCGGGTGCGCGGCACGTCCTGGCTCGACCGGCAGTGGGGCACCTGGCACTGGGCCAACATCCAGCGCTGGAGCTGGATGGCGGTCCACCTCGACGACGGCGACCGCCTCAACGTGTGGAACCTGGTCCAGGACGGCGACGACCAGGCCTATGCCACCATCGTCGACCCCGGCGGTCACCACACGGTCGCGTCGATCGTCCCGCTCGCCGAGCACGCCCGCGACTTCTGGACCAGCCCGCTGACCGGCCAGACCTACCCCACCCGCTGGCGCGTCGAGGTCCCCGGCCGCGACACCCGCCTCGACGTCCGCTCGCTCGTCACCGAGCAGGAACTCGACGTGTACTACCCCGGCCAGCCGCGCGGTCTCTACGAGGCCGCCTGCGCCGTGACCGGCACCCACGCCGGCCGGCGCAGCACCGGCCGGGCCTACGTCGAGCTCTACGGCGACTGGACGGCGCCGGGTTCCTGA